The following coding sequences are from one Capsicum annuum cultivar UCD-10X-F1 chromosome 3, UCD10Xv1.1, whole genome shotgun sequence window:
- the LOC107863535 gene encoding WD repeat-containing protein WRAP73 isoform X2 produces MIQAWSLTQPEWTCKIDEGPAGVAYARWSPDSRHILTTSEFQLRLTVWSLVNTACIHVQWPKHGSKGVSFTKDGKFAAVCTRRDCKDYVNLLSCHTWEIMGVFAVDTLDLADVQWSQDDSAIVIWDSPLEYKVLIYSPDGRCLSKYQAYESGLGVKSVSWSPCSQFLAVGSYDQMLRVLNHLTWKVFAEFVHPSAVRGPCCAAIFKEVDEQLDMSELSLGDDFVQYSSDNASEAHIQVRYNVLEIPINLPSQKPPADKPNPKQGISLMSWSSDCQYICTRNDSMPTVLWIWDINHLELAAILVQKDPIRTAAWDPTCPRLVLCTGSSHLYMWTPLGAYCINVPLPQFAVIDLKWNSDGSCLFLKDKESFCCAAPEILQESSDYSSDD; encoded by the exons ATGATACAAGCATGGTCTTTGACACAACCTGAGTGGACATGTAAAATAGATGAAGGTCCTGCAGGAGTTGCTTATGCTAGGTGGAGTCCAGATAGTCGTCACATACTCACCACATCTGAGTTTCAGCTACGGTTAACTGTTTGGTCACTGGTTAACACAGCATGCATACATGTTCAATGGCCAAAACATGGGTCTAAGGGGGTATCATTTACCAAGGATGGAAAGTTTGCTGCTGTTTGCACCAGACGTGATTGCAAGGATTATGTTAATCTGCTATCTTGCCATACATGGGAGATAATGGGTGTTTTCGCTGTGGACACATTGGATTTGGCTGATGTTCAGTGGTCTCAAGATGACAGTGCTATAGTCATCTGGGATTCTCCTCTTGAGTACAAG GTTCTGATCTATTCTCCAGATGGAAGGTGTCTGTCTAAGTATCAAGCATACGAGAGCGGACTAGGAGTAAAAAGCGTTTCATGGTCACCTTGCAGCCAGTTTTTAGCAGTGGGAAGCTATGACCAGATGTTACGGGTTTTGAATCACCTGACGTGGAAAGTATTTGCAGAATTTGTTCACCCATCTGCTGTTAGAGGTCCTTGTTGTGCTGCTATCTTCAAG gaAGTGGATGAACAACTTGATATGTCAGAATTATCACTAGGTGATGATTTCGTCCAGTACAGTAGTG ATAATGCTTCTGAGGCACATATTCAAGTAAGATACAATGTTTTGGAGATACCTATCAATCTCCCTTCTCAGAAACCTCCTGCAGATAAGCCGAATCCCAAACAAGGAATCA GCCTGATGTCATGGAGCAGCGATTGTCAATATATTTGCACTCGCAATGATAGCATGCCTACTGTACTCTGGATATGGGACATAAACCATCTTGAGCTAGCTGCCATCTTAGTTCAGAAAGATCCCATCCGGACTGCAGCCTGGGATCCCACATGTCCACGTTTGGTTTTATGTACTGGAAGCTCCCACTTGTACATGTGGACACCTTTGGGTGCTTATTGCATAAATGTTCCATTGCCTCAATTTGCTGTAATTGATCTGAAATGGAACTCAGATGGGAGCTGCCTTTTTCTCAAAGACAAGGAGTCATTCTGCTGTGCTGCTCCGGAGATACTGCAGGAATCCAGTGATTATAGCTCTGACGACTGA